A genomic region of Trifolium pratense cultivar HEN17-A07 linkage group LG3, ARS_RC_1.1, whole genome shotgun sequence contains the following coding sequences:
- the LOC123918744 gene encoding E3 ubiquitin-protein ligase UPL1-like isoform X3 has translation MKFKRKRALEVPPKIRCFINCVAAVPLENIQEPLKNFAWEFDKGDFHHWVDLFNHFDSFFEKYVKPRKDLQIDDDFLDSDPPFPREAVLQILRVIRIILDNCTNKHFYSSYEQHLSSLLSSTDPDVVEATLDTLATFLKKTIGKYSIRNASLNSKLFALAQGWGGKEEGLGLVASAVSNDCDPIAHDLGCALHFEFYAVNESESDKGVEPLVEGLQIIHLSDVHKCVETDLGLLHKLVTEYKVPSSLRFSLLTRLRFARAFGSLGSRQQYTCIRLYAFIVLIQACGDADDLVSFFNAEPGFINELISLLSYEDAILEKIRVLCLHSLAALCQDRSRQPSVLTALTSGGHRGILSSLMQKSINSVISDTSKWSVHFAEALLSLVTVLVSSSSGCSAMREAGFIPTLLPLLKDINPQHLHLVEKAVRILEAFMDYSNPAAALFRDLGGLDDTISRLKIEISHVENGGKQPDENSESSRSAHMVGGSSVCLDDLQPLYSEPLISYHRRSLMKALLRAISLGTYAPGNTTRIYGSEENVLPQCLCIIFRRAKDFGGGVFSLAATVLSDLIQKDPTCFPVLDAAGLPSAFLDAIMDDVLNSSEAITCIPQCLDALCLNSNGLQAVKDRNSLRCFVKVFTSRTYLRALTGDTPASLSSGLDELMRHASSLRGPGVDMLVEILETISKIGSAMDPSSLCHDPCSSTSAPMEMDGGDKNLILPDSMESSRPDNTEQINEPSSDVSTMNIESYLPDCVNNVARLLETILQNADTCRIFVEKKGIEAILQLFTMPLMPPSVSVGQSISVAFKNFSPQHYVSLARDVCSFLREHLKSTNEVLDSIGGTQLALIESAKQSKVLKHLSSLEGILALSVFLLKGTTAVVSELSTSDADVLKDIGRTYKEIIWQISLCNDSKTEEKKNNDQESDISQGPSSTVVERESDDDTNMQTVRYTNPVFARNGSHSMWSGERDFVSVVRSGEGLHRRTRQGIARMRGGRAAAARRLEALNIDSEASSSALETSSSQDSKKKSPDVLALEILNKLASTMRSFFTALVKGFTSPNRRRADSGSLSSASKALGTVLATNFLEALSFSGHSTYAGLETSLSVKCRYLGKVVDDMAALTFDSRRRSCYTAMVNNFYVHGTFKELLTTYEATSQLLWTLPCSTPSSDIDLGKKGEGAKLSHNIWLLYTLQSYCRLLEYFVNSSLLLSPTSASQTELLVQPVAIGLSIGLFPVPRDPEVFVRMLQSQVLDVILPVWNHPMFYSCSPGFISSIISLVTHVYSGVGDVKRNRSNILGSTNQRFIPPPPDEATIATIVEMGFSRARAEEALRRVETNSVEMAMEWLFSHADDPVQEDDELARALALSLGSSSETTKVDNVEKTIDVPTEEGHMKKPPVEDILAASVKLFHSSDSVAFQLSDLLVTLCNQNKGEDRPKVLSYLLQQLKLCPLDFSTDNCALGMLAHVITLLLFEDGSTREVAAQNGIISTIIDILTNLKGRPELGKELPVSKCISALLLILDQMLQSRPKTENTEAGTQTGSMPDSSGEHGSLQFPDTVAQEEKKIDGREKEHVVAFENVLGKSTGFATIDESHKLLDITCDLIKQHVPAVVMQAVLQLCARLTKTHALALKFLENGGLTALFSLPRNCFFPGYDTVVSAIVRHLLEDPQTLQSAMELEIRQTLSGNRHSGRVSPRSFLTSLAPVISRDPIVFMKAVAAVCQLETSGGRTVVVLSKEKEKEKSKSSSTDATNECLRISESKSHDGSGKYLKSHKKVPVNVTQVIDQLLEIVLKYPPMKGQEDSECESTLMDIDESNMKVKGKSKVEETVTLEPESERSTEMVKVIFVLKLLSDILLMYGHAVGVILRRDSEMCQFRGSNQPSGQNGIIHHVLHRLLSSVDKSTGPGDWRGKLSEKASWFLVVLCGRSGEGRKRVTNGLVKELMSFSNFESNSLKSSLSPDKRLFAFVDLVYSILSKNSSSGSLPGSGYSPEIAKSLIDGGIIKCLTSILQVVDLDHPDAPKFANLVLKGLECLSRAANASEQIFKSDVAEKRRSTGLNERSDDQITAPSVVETVAHDQNASSQEALRETMDNAHHQRTSQGDHHVDNPNQSGEQDMRVEEEDAIAQNPPVELGMDFMREEMGEDGVLHNPEQIEMTFHVENRVDNDMGDEDDDMGDDRDDGDDDDEDDDDGEDEDEDIAEDGGGMMSMADTDVEDHDDSGDEYNNEMFDVDDDDFHENRVIEVRWREALDGLDHLQMQILGQPGAAGGLIDVAAEPFEGVNVDDLFRLQSFERRRQTGRSSFERPASEINGFQHPLFVRPPQSGDFVSMWSSGGTSASRDSEAPSSGNLDAAHFYMFDAPILPYDHLSNSLFGDHMGSVAPPPLTDYSVGMGSLHLPGRRVLGNGRWTDDGQPQGGAQAAAIAQAVEGQFLVQMGTIASANSPTEQQVHNSEEQEKQSDALPSHDGPALNVGADSTCQQIVGQEQENGTEIIAQQINLSVDDATCEEGINVNFGVQDTGEGLQTDEPMSVQPLSLNIMPNGLDCTVNEINVTPSDNVAMPQELVNSSIESSADVPTNNHNVPVVPMVCNGTSNVDVQPTNPELPGSDFETPNPSVCPASSVYGSVDVDMGSVDADGNQSGQPTIFEDRRDEMLSNQNTEVAPDDTQAGQTSVNNEASGTSTIDPTFLEALPEDLRAEVLASQQAQSIQPPVYAPPSGEDIDPEFLAALPPDIQAEVLAQQRAQRVAQQAEGHPVDMDNASIIATFPADLREEVLLTSSEAVLSALPSPLLAEAQILRDRAMSHYQARSLFGSSHRLNNRRNGLGFVRRPVMDRGVGVTIDRRSALTDTLKVKEIEGEPLLNANALKALIRLLRLAQPLGKGLLQRLLLNLCAHSLTRATLIYLLLDMIKPEVEGSVIRPVSLNSQRLYGCHSNTVYGRSQLMDAGLPPLVFRRILEILTYLATNHSAIAKMLFHFDQSIIDSSNSSMTPVNGKGKEKVIEGEPSSKPPGTHVGSVPLVFFLKLLSQPLFLRSTAHLEQVMGLIQVIVDTAASKLESQSQSEKAITDTQNLSVNEAEKDPPLVELDSNQQDKHADTKPCHSNGKKNVDMYNVFLQLPQSDLRNVCSLLGREGLSDKMYMLAGEVLKKLAFIVPSHRKFFILELSESSHALTGSAVSELVTLQQTNMLGLSAGSMAGAAILRVLQALSSLISHNTTGDTDMESDVDLDQHDDKAIIWNLNTALEPLWQELSNCISAAEMQLGQSSFCPNMSNINVAENLHGSSTSPPLPPGTQRLLPFIEAFFVLCEKLQANESIMQQDHDNATAREVKESAGCSASMSGKFCGDSQRKLDGGVTFTRFAEKHRRLANAFIRQNPGLLEKSLSMMLKAPRLIDFDNKRAYFRSRIRQQHDQQLSGPLRISVRRAYILEDSYNQLRMRPTQDLKGRLNVQFQGEEGIDAGGLTREWYQLLSRVIFDKGALLFTTVGNNATFQPNPNSVYQTEHLSYFKFVGRVVGKALFDGQLLDVYFTRSFYKHILGVKVTYHDIEAVDPDYYKNLKWMLENDVSDIPDLTFSMDADEEKLILYEKNEVTDYELKPGGRNIRVTEETKHEYVDLVAEHLLTNAIRPQINSFLEGFNEMVPRELISIFNDKELELLISGLPEIDLDDLKANTEYTGYTVASNVVRWFWEVVKSFNKEDMARLLQFVTGTSKVPLEGFKALQGISGPQRFQIHKAYGAPDRLPSAHTCFNQLDLPEYTSKEQLQDRLLLAIHEASEGFGFG, from the exons ATGAAGTTCAAAAGAAAGAGGGCACTCGAAGTG CCTCCAAAAATTAGATGCTTCATCAACTGTGTTGCTGCAGTTCCCCTTGAGAACATACAAGAACCATTAAAAAACTTTGCATGGGAGTTTGATAAG GGGGACTTTCATCACTGGGTTGATCTTTTTAACCATTTTGATTCATTCTTTGAGAAGTATGTAAAACCAAGGAAGGATCTGCAAATTGATGATGATTTTCTGGACTCAGATCCCCCTTTCCCAAGAGAAGCCGTTCTTCAAATTCTTCGTGTCATTAGAATAATTTTGGATAATTGCACAAATAAGCATTTCTACAGTTCGTATGAG CAACATCTTTCATCATTGCTTTCTTCTACGGATCCGGATGTGGTTGAGGCTACCCTTGACACATTGGCTACTTTTTTGAAGAAAACAATTGGAAAGTACTCCATAAGAAACGCATCTTTGAATTCAAAATTGTTTGCTCTTGCACAAGGATGGGGTGGAAAGGAAGAGGGACTCGGACTAGTTGCATCAGCTGTGTCTAATGATTGTGACCCTATTGCCCATGATTTGGGCTGTGCTCTTCATTTTGAGTTTTATGCAGTAAATGAGTCAGAAAGTGACAAAGGGGTCGAACCACTGGTCGAGGGGTTGCAAATCATTCACTTAAGTGACGTCCACAAATGTGTGGAAACTGATCTTGGACTTTTGCACAAGTTGGTTACAGAATATAAAGTACCTTCCAGTTTAAGATTTTCTTTGTTGACTAGATTGCGGTTTGCTAGGGCATTTGGTTCTTTGGGTTCTAGACAGCAATACACATGCATTCGATTGTATGCTTTTATAGTTCTGATTCAAGCGTGTGGTGATGCTGATGACCTGGTTTCGTTCTTCAATGCTGAGCCTGGTTTTATCAATGAATTGATCTCACTACTGAGCTACGAAGATGCcattttggaaaaaattcgggTTTTGTGTTTGCATTCATTAGCTGCTCTTTGCCAAGACCGCTCGCGTCAACCTTCAGTATTGACTGCACTTACATCTGGTGGGCACCGTGGCATATTATCTAGCCTGATGCAAAAATCGATCAACTCTGTTATTAGTGATACATCAAAATGGTCAGTTCATTTTGCTGAAGCTCTTTTATCTCTTGTAACTGTGCTGGTTTCGTCATCGTCAGGATGTTCTGCCATGCGTGAAGCAGGATTCATTCCTACTCTTCTACCTCTATTGAAAGATATAAATCCACAGCACTTGCATCTGGTTGAAAAAGCTGTGCGCATTTTAGAAGCTTTTATGGATTACAGTAATCCAGCTGCTGCTTTGTTCAGAGATTTGGGAGGTTTAGATGATACTATCTCTCGTTTGAAGATTGAAATCTCTCATGTTGAAAATGGTGGAAAGCAGCCAGATGAAAATTCCGAGTCCAGTAGAAGTGCACATATGGTTGGAGGTTCTTCAGTTTGTCTAGATGACCTGCAGCCATTGTATTCTGAACCATTAATTTCTTATCACCGAAGATCGCTGATGAAAGCTTTGTTGCGTGCTATATCCCTTGGTACCTATGCCCCTGGAAATACTACTCGTATATATGGATCTGAAGAGAACGTGCTGCCTCAGTGCTTATGTATAATTTTCAGACGAGCAAAAGATTTTGGTGGTGGAGTTTTCTCGCTTGCTGCTACTGTCCTGAGTGATTTAATACAAAAAGATCCTACCTGTTTTCCGGTTTTAGATGCAGCTGGTCTTCCATCCGCCTTCTTGGATGCTATAATGGATGATGTTCTCAACTCTTCAGAAGCCATTACATGCATCCCTCAGTGTCTGGATGCTTTATGTTTAAACAGTAATGGTCTTCAGGCCGTGAAAGATAGAAATTCTTTGAGGTGTTTTGTGAAAGTGTTCACTTCCAGAACTTATTTGCGTGCCCTTACAGGGGACACACCTGCATCTTTATCTAGTGGCCTGGATGAATTAATGCGCCATGCTTCTTCGTTACGTGGGCCTGGGGTGGATATGTTAGTTGAGATTCTGGAAACCATCTCAAAAATTGGTTCTGCCATGGATCCCTCATCTTTGTGTCACGATCCTTGCTCCTCAACATCGGCCCCTATGGAAATGGATGGTGGGGACAAGAATTTGATCTTGCCTGATAGTATGGAGTCATCAAGGCCAGATAACACTGAGCAGATCAACGAGCCATCTTCTGATGTGTCAACGATGAATATTGAGTCTTATCTTCCAGATTGTGTGAACAATGTTGCTCGTCTGCTTGAGACAATTCTTCAGAATGCCGACACATGTCgaatatttgttgagaaaaaggGGATTGAAGCTATTCTCCAGTTATTTACAATGCCTTTAATGCCTCCTTCTGTTTCTGTTGGTCAGAGCATCTCTGTTGCCTTCAAGAACTTTTCCCCACAGCATTATGTTTCTCTTGCTCGGGATGTATGCTCGTTTTTGAGGGAACATCTAAAATCTACCAACGAGGTTTTAGATTCCATTGGGGGAACTCAGCTTGCTTTAATTGAATCTGCAAAGCAGTCAAAGGTGTTGAAGCACCTTTCTAGTCTTGAAGGTATCCTGGCTCTCTctgtgtttttattgaagggaACAACTGCTGTAGTGTCTGAATTAAGCACTTCTGATGCTGATGTATTAAAAGATATTGGGAGAACATACAAAGAAATAATTTGGCAAATATCTTTGTGTAATGACTCCAAGACagaggaaaagaaaaacaacgACCAAGAATCTGATATTTCACAAGGACCTTCTTCTACTGTTGTCGAAAGAGAGAGTGATGATGACACAAATATGCAGACAGTTAGATACACAAACCCAGTTTTTGCTAGGAATGGTTCACATTCCATGTGGAGTGGAGAGCGTGATTTTGTTTCTGTAGTTCGTTCTGGAGAAGGTTTGCATCGCCGTACTCGGCAAGGGATAGCCCGCATGCGAGGTGGAAGGGCTGCTGCTGCTCGTCGCTTGGAAGCCTTAAATATTGATTCTGAAGCATCTTCTAGTGCACTAGAGACATCTTCGTCCCAAGATTCGAAAAAGAAAAGCCCTGACGTTCTTGCCTTAGAGATTCTTAACAAGCTGGCTTCAACAATGCGCTCTTTCTTCACTGCTCTCGTGAAGGGATTCACTTCACCAAATCGTCGTCGAGCTGACTCAGGGTCACTTAGCTCAGCTTCGAAGGCCCTTGGAACTGTTTTAGCTACAAATTTTCTCGAGGCCCTTAGTTTTTCTGGACATTCTACATATGCTGGACTTGAAACTTCACTTTCTGTAAAATGTAGATATCTCGGGAAGGTTGTGGATGATATGGCTGCTCTCACATTTGACAGCAGGCGCAGAAGTTGTTATACTGCCATGGTTAATAACTTTTATGTGCACGGAACATTTAAAGAGCTACTGACAACATATGAAGCTACTAGTCAGTTGCTATGGACTCTTCCGTGCTCTACCCCATCATCAGATATTGATCTTGGAAAGAAAGGAGAAGGAGCTAAATTGTCCCATAACATATGGCTACTTTATACATTGCAAAGCTATTGTCGCTTGCTTGAGTACTTTGTAAACTCTTCTCTGCTTTTGTCCCCAACATCAGCATCTCAGACAGAGCTTCTTGTTCAACCAGTTGCTATTGGCCTTTCAATTGGCCTCTTTCCAGTTCCAAGAGATCCAGAAGTTTTTGTGCGCATGCTGCAATCTCAGGTTCTGGATGTTATCCTACCAGTCTGGAATCATCCCATGTTCTATAGTTGTAGTCCTGGTTTCATTTCATCAATTATTTCACTTGTTACACATGTATATTCTGGTGTTGGGGATGTAAAGCGAAATCGAAGTAACATTTTGGGAAGCACAAACCAACGTTTCATACCGCCTCCACCTGATGAGGCAACCATTGCCACTATTGTTGAGATGGGTTTTTCAAGGGCAAGGGCTGAAGAAGCACTGAGAAGAGTTGAAACAAATAGTGTTGAAATGGCTATGGAGTGGCTGTTCAGTCATGCTGATGATCCTGTTCAGGAGGATGATGAACTTGCACGGGCGCTTGCTCTTTCCCTAGGAAGTAGTTCTGAAACTACTAAAGTTGATAATGTCGAGAAGACTATTGATGTGCCAACTGAAGAGGGACACATGAAGAAACCTCCAGTTGAGGATATACTTGCTGCATCTGTGAAGTTGTTTCACAGTAGTGATTCAGTGGCATTTCAGCTTTCAGATTTGCTTGTAACACTTTGCAACCAAAACAAAGGTGAAGATCGTCCAAAAGTATTATCATATCTTCTGCAGCAGCTTAAACTTTGTCCACTGGACTTTTCCACAGATAACTGTGCATTAGGTATGTTAGCACATGTTATAACGCTACTTCTTTTTGAGGATGGCAGCACAAGGGAAGTTGCAGCTCAGAATGGAATTATATCTACCATCATAGATATCTTGACAAACTTGAAAGGCAGACCCGAGTTAGGGAAAGAACTACCAGTCTCTAAATGCATTAGTGCTTTACTACTTATATTGGATCAGATGCTGCAGTCAAGGCCAAAGACTGAAAATACAGAAGCAGGAACCCAAACTGGTTCCATGCCTGATTCATCTGGGGAGCATGGTTCTCTGCAATTTCCTGATACAGTTGCgcaggaggaaaaaaaaatagatgggAGGGAAAAAGAACATGTCGTGGCTTTTGAGAATGTACTGGGGAAATCTACCGGATTTGCAACTATTGATGAGAGTCATAAGTTGTTGGATATTACATGTGATTTGATAAAACAACATGTCCCTGCTGTGGTCATGCAGGCTGTTCTACAGTTATGTGCTCGGTTAACAAAAACACATGCTTTGGCTTTGAAGTTCCTTGAAAATGGAGGTCTGACTGCTCTCTTTAGTCTTCCAAGGAATTGTTTTTTCCCTGGGTATGACACTGTTGTATCGGCTATAGTTAGGCATCTTCTTGAAGATCCTCAAACACTACAATCAGCCATGGAGTTGGAGATACGGCAAACTTTAAGTGGGAATCGCCACTCCGGGCGTGTTTCTCCCCGATCATTTTTAACATCTTTGGCACCCGTTATATCTAGAGATCCTATTGTTTTTATGAAAGCTGTAGCTGCAGTTTGTCAGTTAGAGACATCAGGGGGAAGGACCGTAGTTGTGTTatcaaaggaaaaagaaaaggaaaaatcaaaatcatcGAGTACTGATGCTACAAATGAATGTCTCCGAATATCTGAAAGCAAGTCACATGATGGATCAGGCAAATATCTGAAAAGCCACAAAAAGGTTCCTGTAAATGTTACTCAAGTAATTGATCAGCTTCTTGAGATTGTGCTGAAGTACCCACCAATGAAGGGCCAGGAAGATTCTGAGTGTGAGTCTACTTTAATGGATATAGATGAATCTAATATGAAGGTGAAGGGAAAATCAAAGGTTGAAGAGACAGTGACATTAGAGCCTGAATCTGAAAGGTCTACAGAAATGGTGAAGGTAATTTTTGTCCTTAAGTTGTTGAGTGACATTCTTCTAATGTATGGACATGCAGTTGGCGTCATACTCAGACGCGACTCTGAAATGTGTCAATTTCGCGGATCTAATCAGCCATCTGGACAGAATGGCATTATCCATCATGTACTACATCGGTTGCTATCTTCTGTTGACAAATCTACAGGACCTGGTGATTGGAGAGGTAAGCTGTCTGAAAAGGCTTCATGGTTCCTGGTAGTTTTGTGTGGTCGATCTGGTGAAGGTCGTAAGCGAGTGACTAATGGACTTGTTAAGGAATTGATGTCTTTTTCAAATTTCGAGAGCAATTCTTTGAAAAGCAGCTTATCCCCAGATAAAAGGCTTTTTGCTTTTGTTGATCTTGTATATTCTATTTTGTCGAAAAATTCCTCATCTGGTAGCCTACCTGGTTCTGGATATTCACCTGAGATTGCAAAAAGCTTGATCGACGGTGGAATAATTAAATGTTTAACTAGCATCCTGCAAGTAGTTGATTTGGATCATCCTGATGCACCCAAATTTGCAAATCTTGTACTCAAAGGTTTAGAGTGTCTTTCTAGAGCTGCTAATGCTAGTGAGCAAATCTTTAAATCTGACGTGGCTGAAAAGAGAAGATCTACTGGTTTGAATGAAAGATCTGATGATCAAATAACAGCACCTTCTGTAGTTGAAACTGTGGCCCATGATCAGAATGCGAGCAGTCAAGAAGCACTTAGAGAAACAATGGATAATGCACATCATCAAAGAACTTCTCAAGGTGATCATCATGTTGATAATCCAAATCAGTCAGGGGAACAAGATATGAGAGTAGAAGAAGAGGATGCAATAGCCCAAAATCCACCGGTGGAACTAGGAATGGACTTTATGCGTGAAGAGATGGGAGAGGATGGTGTCTTGCACAACCCAGAGCAAATCGAGATGACTTTTCATGTTGAGAATAGAGTAGACAATGACATgggtgatgaagatgatgatatgGGTGATGATCGCGATGATGGTGACGACGATGATGAAGATGACGATGATGGAGAGGATGAAGACGAGGATATTGCAGAAGATGGCGGGGGCATGATGTCTATGGCTGATACTGATGTGGAGGATCATGATGACTCGGGGGATGAATACAATAATGAGATGTTTGATGTAGACGACGATGATTTTCATGAGAATCGTGTCATAGAAGTGAGATGGAGGGAGGCTCTAGATGGATTGGATCACTTGCAGATGCAGATACTTGGGCAACCTGGAGCAGCTGGTGGCCTTATAGATGTGGCTGCCGAACCTTTTGAAGGGGTTAATGTGGATGACCTTTTTCGTCTTCAGAGTTTTGAACGTCGCCGTCAGACAGGTAGATCTTCATTTGAAAGGCCTGCTTCTGAAATAAATGGTTTTCAACATCCTCTTTTTGTAAGGCCACCACAATCTGGCGATTTTGTCTCTATGTGGTCATCAGGGGGTACTTCCGCATCCCGGGATTCAGAAGCCCCTTCATCTGGGAATCTTGATGCTGCCCATTTCTACATGTTTGATGCACCCATTCTTCCATATGATCACTTGTCAAATAGTTTGTTTGGGGACCATATGGGTAGTGTAGCACCACCACCTCTTACAGATTATTCTGTGGGCATGGGCTCATTGCACCTACCTGGAAGAAGAGTGCTAGGTAATGGTAGATGGACTGATGATGGTCAACCGCAAGGAGGCGCTCAAGCGGCTGCGATTGCTCAAGCAGTGGAGGGACAATTTTTAGTTCAGATGGGTACCATAGCTTCTGCAAACAGTCCTACTGAACAGCAAGTACATAATTCTGAAGAACAAGAGAAGCAATCTGATGCTCTTCCATCACATGATGGTCCAGCATTGAATGTTGGAGCGGACTCTACTTGTCAGCAGATTGTAGGCCAGGAGCAGGAAAATGGTACCGAAATCATAGCTCAGCAAATAAACCTTTCGGTTGATGATGCTACTTGTGAGGAAGGGATAAATGTAAACTTTGGTGTTCAAGATACAGGTGAAGGTCTGCAAACTGATGAGCCTATGTCTGTTCAACCACTTTCGCTGAACATCATGCCAAATGGTCTTGATTGCACTGTAAATGAAATAAATGTTACTCCCAGTGATAATGTAGCAATGCCCCAGGAATTGGTGAACTCATCTATTGAGTCTAGTGCTGATGTACCTACTAACAACCACAATGTGCCAGTTGTACCAATGGTTTGCAATGGAACTTCAAATGTTGACGTGCAGCCTACTAATCCTGAGTTACCGGGCTCTGATTTTGAGACTCCTAATCCAAGTGTTTGCCCTGCATCGTCAGTATATGGCAGTGTTGATGTTGATATGGGCAGTGTTGATGCAGATGGAAATCAGTCTGGGCAACCAACAATTTTTGAAGACAGGAGGGATGAGATGTTATCGAATCAGAACACCGAGGTTGCTCCAGATGATACTCAGGCCGGCCAAACTAGTGTTAATAATGAAGCTTCTGGTACCAGTACGATTGACCCTACATTTTTGGAGGCTCTTCCTGAAGATCTAAGGGCAGAAGTTTTGGCATCACAACAAGCTCAATCTATTCAACCTCCAGTTTATGCACCACCTTCTGGAGAAGATATTGATCCTGAGTTTTTAGCTGCTCTTCCTCCAGATATTCAAGCTGAGGTTTTGGCCCAACAAAGAGCTCAAAGGGTTGCCCAGCAGGCTGAAGGACATCCGGTTGACATGGATAATGCATCTATAATTGCTACTTTTCCTGCTGATTTGCGTGAAGag GTGCTTTTAACTTCTTCTGAAGCAGTTTTGTCCGCACTACCGTCTCCGTTGCTTGCTGAAGCTCAAATATTGAGGGACCGAGCAATGAGTCATTATCAAGCTCGCAGCCTTTTTGGGAGCAGTCACAGGCTTAACAATCGAAGAAATGGCCTGGGATTTGTTCGGAGGCCTGTGATGGACCGGGGTGTTGGTGTTACAATAGACAGGAGGTCTGCTCTTACGGATACCTTGAAGGTGAAGGAGATTGAAGGTGAACCACTACTTAATGCAAATGCATTAAAAGCGTTGATCCGGCTTCTACGTTTGGCACAA CCCCTTGGAAAAGGCCTTCTGCAGAGACTCCTTTTAAACTTATGTGCACACAGTCTAACAAGGGCCACTCTTATTTACCTTTTGCTTGATATGATTAAACCGGAAGTTGAAGGTTCTGTAATAAGACCAGTGTCATTAAATTCCCAGAGGCTTTATGGTTGTCACTCAAATACAGTATATGGTCGATCTCAATTGATGGATG CAGGTCTTCCTCCCCTAGTGTTCCGCCGAATTCTTGAGATTCTGACTTACTTGGCCACAAATCATTCCGCTATTGCAAAAATGTTGTTTCATTTTGATCAATCGATTATAGATTCTTCAAATTCATCTATGACACCTGTGAATGGGAAAGGGAAGGAAAAGGTTATTGAAGGGGAACCTTCATCAAAACCACCTGGAACTCATGTCGGGTCTGTTCCCCTTGTTTTCTTTCTGAAGCTCTTGAGTCAACCCTTATTTTTACGTAGCACTGCTCATCTTGAGCAGGTCATGGGTCTGATTCAAGTTATAGTTGACACTGCTGCATCAAAATTAGAAAGTCAATCTCAATCTGAAAAAGCAATAACAGATACCCAAAATTTGTCTGTTAATGAAGCTGAGAAGGATCCTCCTTTAGTGGAGTTAGACTCTAATCAGCAAGATAAACATGCTGATACGAAACCATGTCATTCCAATGGGAAGAAGAATGTAGATATGTACAATGTCTTCTTGCAGTTGCCCCAATCTGATTTGCGGAATGTGTGCAGTCTTCTTGGTCGTGAAGG GCTGTCGGATAAAATGTATATGCTTGCTGGTGAAGTGCTGAAGAAGTTGGCCTTCATTGTTCCCTCTCATAGGAAGTTCTTCATTTTGGAGCTTTCAGAATCATCTCATGCATTGACAGGTTCAGCTGTCAGTGAGCTTGTTACCCTCCAGCAAACAAATATGCTCGGCTTGAGTGCTGGTTCTATGGCTGGTGCAGCCATTCTACGTGTGCTGCAAGCTCTAAGTTCCCTCATTTCACATAATACTACAGGTGATACGGATATGGAAAGTGATGTAGATCTAGATCAGCATGACGACAAAGCAATTATTTGGAATTTGAATACTGCACTAGAGCCACTGTGGCAAGAACTGAGTAATTGTATATCTGCAGCTGAGATGCAACTTGGCCAGAGCTCTTTCTGTCCTAACATGTCAAACATTAATGTTGCGGAGAATTTGCACGGTTCCTCTACTTCACCACCTCTTCCTCCCGGGACACAAAGACTCTTGCCTTTCATTGAGGCTTTCTTTGTTTTGTGTGAAAAGCTACAAGCAAACGAATCTATCATGCAGCAAGACCATGACAATGCAACTGCTAGAGAAGTCAAAGAGTCTGCTGGTTGTTCAGCTTCAATGAGTGGAAAGTTTTGCGGAGATTCACAGCGAAAGCTGGATGGTGGTGTTACATTTACAAGGTTTGCTGAGAAGCATCGCCGACTTGCGAATGCTTTCATTAGGCAGAATCCCGGTTTGTTGGAGAAATCTCTGTCCATGATGCTTAAGGCACCAAGATTGATTGACTTTGATAACAAGAGAGCCTATTTTCGCTCAAGAATCAGGCAACAACATGACCAGCAACTGTCTGGGCCGCTGCGTATAAGTGTAAGGCGGGCTTACATTTTGGAGGACTCATATAATCAATTAAGGATGCGTCCTACCCAGGATCTCAAGGGGAGACTAAATGTGCAATTTCAAGGTGAAGAGGGTATTGATGCTGGGGGTCTGACCAGAGAATGGTATCAGCTACTATCAAGGGTCATATTTGACAAGGGTGCTTTACTTTTCACAACAGTGGGCAACAATGCGACTTTCCAACCAAACCCTAACTCTGTTTACCAGACCGAACACCTCTCATACTTCAAGTTTGTGGGCCGAGTG GTGGGAAAGGCGTTGTTTGATGGACAACTATTGGATGTTTACTTTACTCGATCTTTCTATAAGCATATACTTGGTGTTAAGGTTACATATCATGACATTGAAGCGGTTGATCCTGATTACTATAAGAATTTGAAATGGATGTTGGAG AATGATGTGAGTGATATTCCTGACTTGACATTTAGCATGGATGCTGATGAAGAAAAACTCATACTTTATGAGAAGAACGAG GTCACTGATTATGAGCTTAAACCCGGCGGAAGGAACATAAGGGTTACTGAAGAAACAAAGCATGAGTATGTTGACCTTGTTGCCGAACATCTCCTGACTAATGCCATCCGTCCTCAAATCAACTCCTTTCTAGAAGGTTTTAATGAAATGGTACCACGGGAACTTATATCAATCTTTAATGACAAAGAGCTTGAGCTACTCATTAGTGGTCTTCCAGAAATTGATT TGGACGATTTGAAGGCAAACACCGAGTATACAGGCTACACTGTTGCATCAAATGTTGTTCGATGGTTTTGGGAGGTGGTCAAATCTTTCAACAAGGAAGACATGGCAAGATTACTGCAATTTGTTACAGGAACGTCGAAG GTTCCTTTAGAGGGTTTTAAAGCCTTGCAAGGCATCTCTGGTCCCCAAAGGTTTCAGATTCACAAGGCATATGGGGCTCCTGATCGACTTCCATCAGCTCATACTTG CTTCAATCAACTAGACCTTCCTGAGTATACCTCTAAGGAACAGCTTCAAGACCGTTTGTTACTTGCCATCCACGAGGCTAGTGAAGGGTTTGGTTTTGGTTAA